In a genomic window of Streptomyces pristinaespiralis:
- a CDS encoding ABC transporter ATP-binding protein, translating into MAAAPAAQGWARRLSGYAWRYRLNVVLALGSSLGGMAVMALVPLIIKVVIDDVITAQTRSLNTWTGLLIAAALAVYVMTYIRRYYGGRLALDVQHDLRTDMYGTITRLDGRRQDELSTGQVVGRATSDLQLIQGLLFMLPMTIGNFVLFGISLVVMAWLSLPLTLIALAVAPALWFIAKRSRTRLHPATWYAQSQAAAVAGVVDGAVSGVRVVKGFGQEEQETQKLREVSRKLFAGRMRTIRLNSKYTPALQSVPALGQVAMLALGGWLATKGDITLGTFVAFSAYLAQLVGPVRMLAMVLTVAQQARAGVERVFDLIDTRPGIKDGTKELPADAPATVEFDDVSFEYAEGKPVLDGFSLEIAAGETVAVVGSSGSGKSTVSLLLPRFYDATRGAVLVGGHDVRELTFDSLRAAIGLVPEDSFLFSDTVRANIAYGHPEATQEEIENAARAAQADGFIAELPEGYDTKVGEHGLTLSGGQRQRIALARAILTDPRLLLLDDATSAVDARVEHEIHEALKHVMAGRTTLLIAHRRSTLNLADRIAVLDGGRLADIGTHQELEQRCALYRRLLTDPDELGGVSPGHIVRQPALEPDEDRTVRDELDAEFDVERGITPRLWVRDENAEEAKEEPGATPELLAQVEALPPATDTPDIDEERATRPEPSGAAAGEGGRLRGVLSGFGLPLLVSLGLVAVDAGMGLLLPILIRHGIDEGVEQVALGAVWAASLLALATVLVQWAAQIGETRMTGRTGERVLYSLRLKIFAQLQRLGLDYYERELTGRIMTRMTTDVDALSTFLQTGLVTAFVSVVTFFGIMVALVVIDVELALVVFATLPVLIVGTYFFRKQSVKAYELARERISVVNADLQESVAGLRIVQAFRRERTGREAFAARSDSYRQARVRGQWLISIYFPFVQLLSSVATAAVLIVGAGRIEAGTLTTGALVAYLLYIDLFFAPVQQLSQVFDGYQQAAVSLRRVQELLREPASTVVPSEPHPVRALRGDIGFEDVSFAYGDDEEALTGVDLRIPAGQTVAFVGETGAGKSTLVKLVARFYDPTGGRVTVDGKDVRELDLTAYRHRLGVVPQEAYLFSGTVRDAIAYGRPGASDAEVEAAARAVGAHDMIATLDGGYLHEVSERGRNLSAGQRQLIALARAELVDPDVLLLDEATAALDLATEAQVNQATDRLTGRRTTLVVAHRLTTAARADRVVVMDHGRVAEDGTHDELLALDGRYAALWRTFVGEGTEDIGEDEPATV; encoded by the coding sequence GTGGCGGCGGCACCAGCAGCGCAAGGGTGGGCACGGCGGTTGTCCGGGTACGCATGGCGGTACCGGCTCAACGTCGTGCTCGCTCTCGGCTCGTCGCTGGGCGGCATGGCCGTCATGGCGCTCGTACCGTTGATCATCAAGGTCGTCATCGACGATGTGATCACGGCGCAGACACGCTCGCTGAACACCTGGACCGGGCTGCTGATCGCCGCCGCCCTCGCCGTCTACGTCATGACGTACATCCGGCGCTACTACGGCGGGCGGCTCGCCCTCGATGTGCAGCACGACCTGCGCACCGACATGTACGGGACGATCACCCGCCTCGACGGGCGGCGGCAGGACGAGCTGTCCACCGGGCAGGTCGTCGGCCGGGCCACCAGTGACCTGCAGCTGATCCAGGGGCTGCTCTTCATGCTCCCGATGACCATCGGGAACTTCGTGCTGTTCGGCATCTCCCTCGTCGTCATGGCGTGGCTGTCGCTCCCGCTGACCCTGATCGCGCTCGCCGTCGCCCCCGCCCTGTGGTTCATCGCCAAGCGCAGCCGTACCCGGCTGCACCCGGCCACCTGGTACGCGCAGAGCCAGGCGGCGGCCGTCGCAGGAGTGGTCGACGGGGCCGTCAGCGGTGTGCGCGTCGTCAAGGGCTTCGGGCAGGAGGAGCAGGAGACGCAGAAGCTGCGGGAGGTGAGCAGGAAGCTCTTCGCGGGGCGGATGCGCACCATCCGGCTGAACTCGAAGTACACGCCCGCGCTGCAGTCCGTCCCGGCCCTCGGGCAGGTCGCCATGCTGGCGCTGGGCGGCTGGCTGGCCACGAAGGGCGACATCACGCTCGGTACGTTCGTCGCCTTCTCCGCGTACCTCGCGCAGCTCGTGGGCCCGGTGCGGATGCTGGCCATGGTGCTGACCGTCGCCCAGCAGGCCAGGGCCGGTGTGGAGCGGGTCTTCGACCTGATCGACACGCGGCCCGGCATCAAGGACGGAACGAAGGAGCTGCCGGCCGACGCCCCGGCCACCGTCGAGTTCGACGACGTGAGCTTCGAGTACGCGGAGGGCAAGCCGGTCCTCGACGGGTTCTCGCTGGAGATCGCCGCCGGCGAGACCGTGGCCGTCGTCGGCTCGTCAGGCAGTGGCAAGTCCACCGTCTCGCTGCTGCTTCCCCGCTTCTACGACGCCACCCGCGGCGCCGTACTGGTCGGCGGCCACGATGTACGGGAGCTGACGTTCGACTCGCTTCGGGCGGCCATCGGCCTCGTACCGGAGGACAGCTTCCTCTTCTCGGACACCGTCCGGGCCAACATCGCGTACGGGCACCCGGAAGCCACCCAGGAGGAGATCGAGAACGCGGCCCGCGCCGCCCAGGCGGACGGTTTCATCGCCGAGCTCCCCGAGGGCTACGACACCAAGGTCGGCGAGCACGGCCTCACCCTCTCCGGCGGCCAGCGCCAGCGCATCGCGCTCGCCCGCGCCATCCTCACGGACCCCCGGCTGCTGCTCCTCGACGACGCCACCTCGGCCGTCGACGCCCGCGTCGAGCACGAGATCCACGAAGCGCTCAAGCACGTCATGGCGGGGCGTACGACGCTGCTGATCGCCCACCGCCGTTCCACGCTGAACCTCGCCGACCGCATCGCCGTGCTCGACGGCGGCCGGCTCGCCGACATCGGCACGCACCAGGAGCTGGAGCAGCGCTGCGCGCTGTACCGGCGGCTGCTGACCGACCCGGACGAGCTGGGCGGCGTCTCGCCCGGCCACATCGTCCGGCAGCCGGCCTTGGAACCGGACGAGGACCGCACCGTACGCGACGAGCTCGACGCCGAGTTCGACGTGGAGCGCGGCATCACGCCGCGGCTGTGGGTGCGGGACGAGAACGCGGAGGAGGCGAAGGAGGAGCCGGGCGCGACACCCGAGCTGCTGGCCCAGGTGGAGGCGCTGCCGCCGGCCACCGACACCCCCGACATCGACGAGGAGCGCGCCACCCGCCCGGAGCCCTCGGGCGCGGCCGCCGGCGAGGGCGGCAGGCTGCGGGGCGTGCTGAGCGGGTTCGGGCTGCCGCTGCTGGTCAGCCTCGGTCTGGTCGCCGTCGACGCCGGCATGGGCCTGCTGCTGCCGATACTGATCCGGCACGGCATCGACGAGGGAGTCGAGCAGGTGGCGCTCGGCGCCGTGTGGGCGGCCTCGCTGCTCGCGCTGGCGACCGTGCTGGTCCAGTGGGCGGCGCAGATCGGCGAGACCCGGATGACGGGCCGCACCGGTGAGCGGGTGCTCTACTCGCTCCGTCTGAAGATCTTCGCGCAGCTCCAGCGCCTCGGTCTCGACTACTACGAGCGTGAGCTCACCGGCCGCATCATGACGCGGATGACGACGGACGTGGACGCGCTGTCCACGTTTCTCCAGACGGGCCTGGTCACCGCGTTCGTCTCGGTCGTCACCTTCTTCGGCATCATGGTCGCCCTCGTCGTCATCGACGTGGAACTCGCCCTGGTCGTCTTCGCGACGCTGCCGGTCCTGATCGTCGGCACGTACTTCTTCCGCAAGCAGAGCGTCAAGGCGTACGAACTGGCCCGCGAACGCATCAGCGTCGTCAACGCCGACCTCCAGGAGTCCGTCGCCGGACTGCGGATCGTGCAGGCGTTCCGCCGGGAGCGCACCGGCCGGGAAGCCTTCGCGGCCCGCAGCGACAGCTACCGCCAGGCCCGGGTCCGCGGCCAGTGGCTGATCTCGATCTACTTCCCGTTCGTGCAGCTGCTGTCGTCGGTGGCCACCGCCGCCGTCCTGATCGTGGGCGCCGGCCGGATCGAGGCGGGCACCCTCACTACGGGTGCGCTGGTCGCCTACCTGCTCTACATCGACCTGTTCTTCGCGCCGGTGCAGCAGCTCTCGCAGGTCTTCGACGGCTACCAGCAGGCGGCGGTCTCGCTGCGCCGTGTGCAGGAGCTGCTGCGTGAGCCTGCCTCGACCGTCGTGCCGTCCGAGCCGCACCCGGTGCGGGCGCTGCGCGGCGACATCGGCTTCGAGGACGTGTCGTTCGCCTACGGGGACGACGAGGAGGCGCTCACCGGCGTCGATCTGCGTATCCCGGCCGGGCAGACCGTCGCCTTCGTGGGCGAGACGGGCGCCGGCAAGTCGACGCTGGTCAAGCTCGTGGCACGCTTCTACGACCCCACGGGCGGCCGGGTCACCGTCGACGGCAAGGACGTGCGCGAGCTGGACCTGACCGCGTACCGGCACCGCCTCGGCGTCGTCCCGCAGGAGGCGTACCTCTTCTCCGGCACCGTCCGTGACGCCATCGCCTACGGCCGCCCCGGCGCGAGCGACGCCGAGGTGGAGGCGGCCGCGCGTGCGGTCGGCGCGCACGACATGATCGCCACCCTCGACGGCGGCTACCTGCACGAGGTCTCCGAGCGGGGCCGCAACCTCTCCGCGGGGCAGCGTCAGCTGATCGCGCTCGCCCGCGCCGAACTCGTCGACCCGGACGTGCTGTTGCTCGACGAGGCGACGGCCGCGCTCGACCTGGCGACGGAGGCGCAGGTGAACCAGGCGACGGACCGGCTGACCGGCCGGCGCACGACCCTCGTCGTCGCCCACCGGCTGACCACCGCCGCCCGCGCGGACCGCGTGGTCGTGATGGACCACGGCCGGGTCGCGGAGGACGGCACCCACGACGAACTGCTCGCCCTGGACGGCCGCTACGCCGCCCTGTGGCGCACGTTCGTCGGCGAGGGCACGGAGGACATAGGGGAGGACGAGCCCGCGACGGTGTGA